ATAAGACCACAGAAAAATACCTGACGGAAAGGATACCTGGTTTTAAGCTTGACCCGAAGTGGAAGAGCGATGATGATGCATCATTTGCCGAAATCAAACAATATGATGTTAGCGACCTCTCGCCGCAGGTTGCATGTCCGCATAACGTTGATAACGTGAAATCGGTTGAAGAAGTGGAAGGGACAAAGATCGACCAGGTGTTTGTGGGCTCATGCACCAACGGGCGCTTTGAGGATATTGAGATCGTTGCTAAGATGATGAATGGCGAAAAAGTTGCAAAAGGTGTTCGCCTTTTGATAATCCCGGCCTCGCATACTGAATATATGAAAACCCTTCGTGCCGGGTACGTGGAGCAGTTCATGGAATCGGGCGCTATCGTTGAATCGCCATGTTGCGGACCATGCATGGGCGGCTCATTCGGGCTTCTTGGCAAAGGTGAAGTAGGGCTTTCAACATCGAACAGGAATTTCAAGGGCAGGCAGGGAAGCCCTGATGCTTTTGTTTATCTTTCATCTCCTGCGACTGCGGCTGCAAGCGCGCTCTATGGGGAGATAAAGGATCCGAGAAAGGTTTGAAGGATACCAAAAATTCATCTCATAATGCCAACCGAATCAATCGTTATTATCCTGTAGAACCTGTCCCACGATTCCATTAAAATGTGCATCAAAACCAAGATATTTCTCTATATCGAATTCGTTCATGATTTCAATAGATACGGCATCAGTAAAACTCAAACTCCTGTTAGAATACTGTTTGAATGTTTTTGTGGACCTTTCTAAAAGCCCTGCATCAACAAAAATCATTTTTATCCTCGGTGACTGGATCACTTGCGCTATATCCATCGCTATGTCAATATTGTTTGTTCTGACAAGAGCAAGTGTGAGAGCCTCATCATATATATAATCTGAGGTGTATATTTGTCCGTATTTCCCTTTCAGCGCATTCCTGAATAGTTTGAATGCAGTCTCATGGTACTTATCCTTTTTATTCCTGTATGCCAAAAATGCCCCTGTGTCAGCGAACACAGACATTTTCAATCCTCTGTATAGATGTACTCGTCCACTTTGCTGGCATCGGTTTTAACTCTCCAATCGAGAGATGGCTTCATTGCCGGGTCTTTTTCAAGCGGAGGTAAATTTTCTGTTTCCATAAGTTCATTCTCATGACGCAATGCAATCCGGGTTATTGTATCTATTAGCTCGGTAAGAGTTTTTTTCTTGCGAGATATCAGGGTCATCTTAGCCTGGAGCATATCAAGGAGTTGCTTTGTTTCATTCGAGACTTTGATCGTTGTAGTCATAGTTTACTATTATTCATTTTATACAAAATATACTTTTCTACTTTGATTCTATGAAGAATCCTATTTCAGCTTATAACCTGTCCTTCTTTAATAAAAGTCTTGAGTCTCCCGATTAGTTTACAGAACGATTTACATAAATCAGATTTATAAGCAATGAACAATAAATAAGGTATGAAATGATAAGTCAAGGCGCAAACAAAGTAATGGAATGCTACGGCGTGAAAAGCGGGGAAAAAGTGCTCATCGTGGTTGATACTTCCACACCGGCCACGATAGGTAAAAGCCTGTTCGAAGCAGCAAAAAACCTGGGATGCGAGGTTATCCTGATTACAATGCTTCCGCGCACCCGGCATGGTGAAGAAATACCCCTGCCTGTGGCCGAAGCAATGAAAAATTCTGATGTAGTTATCGCTCCCACGACTTTTTCCCTGACCCACACCCAGGCAAGGATAAATGCCTGCAAAGCAGGAGCAAGAGTTGCTTCCATGCCTGGCATTACCGAGAAAATGATGGCACAGGGCGGAATGACCGCTGATTATAATAAGATCAATGAAATTGCTATTGAATTGAATAAAAAGCTTGAGAATGTAAAGAAAATACGTGTTGTTACATATTCAGGCACAGACATATTATTTGACCTTGAAGGATGCAAATGGTATATGGATACAGGAATGTGTGTTGAACCCGGATGCAGCAGCAATCTTCCGGCAGGAGAGCTTTATATAGCCCCGAAAGATGCCAATGGGGTTTTCGTGGTTGATGGTTCCATGAGCAGTTTTGGCCTCCTTGATTCTCCTCTTGAATTTACGGTTGAAAACAGATATGTGACCGGTATCAGGGGTAAGTATGCGCTGAAGTTGAAATCAATACTTGATAAAGTTGGAAAAAAGGCTCGAAATATTGCAGAATTCGGTATCGGAATCAATCCTGAAGCGAAACTTATCGGGAACGTTCTTGAAGATGAAAAAGTCGCAGGCACGGTGCATATTGCACTCGGTGATAACAGCGCATTCGGTGGAGATGTGATCGCAGGAATTCATTTAGACGGGATTATCAAGGAACCCGAGCTTTTTGTGGAAGGGAAAAAATTTATTTTAAGTATAGAGAAAAAAATATAAGAAGCGAGCTTATAGCAGATATATATCTCTTGTAGAGGCATTTAAGTTACATTAGAATATAAGTAATAATCCATGTCCTCTCTATTTAACCATATCTTTATTCCATTCGTAATTTTATTTATATTCTCTGATAAATTAAAACTTGATTTAAGAAAGATAACTATTTTTAGTTTTTTCGGCATTTTTCTGGACATTGATATTTTTCTTTTTCATCGAGCATCATTTCACAATATATTTATCCTGATAATTCCTCTTCTTGCTTTTATCTTTATAAAAGATAAAGAAACTCCTGGAATAATATTTTTCTATCTTGCCTCTGCTCTTATACTTGATATGTTCGATGGCGGAGTATATTTATTATATCCATTTTATGATAATGTGTTCTTTGCCAGGACTGAAATCTGGTTCCATCACGGTTTCAAGCCTGTAATAGAATACGGAATAAGCAAGAATATTATGAATAATGGGAGGAACGAACCTATGGTCTCAAGTGAAAATTTTGCGGTCTCGATAATTCTGCTGGTCTTTATATTAATATCGTTTATATGGAATCGAGGTAAACCTGAAGATCATGTCCCGGTTAAGAAAAGCTAGATAAGGATTTTTGGCAAAAATAGCAACGATTAATGAACTAAAACAAAGCAGTTTTAAGGACTGGCCTGTTTTCATAACCAAAAGATATAATAGTCTATAAGCCTTATTTTAAGTTGTTTCAATAGACAATTTATTAAAACATATTGTATATTAGGATAATAATATGGAAGACATAAACCAGGAAGCGGTATTTTTCAGATGCAATGTTTGCAGCTTTGATTTTGAGGCTGACCCTAACTTTATCCCCATACCCTGCCCCCAGTGCGGGAGCGAGGATACGGGGAGAATATGATTTACATTCCATATAAATTGGGTTAAGATGATACAAATATCGTATTTGGAATACGTTGAAACAAAATTGTTCTTTCTCTCCCTTTTTTCTCCCCTTCTTCGCTGCATTTCGGACATTTTACACTATTTTTTGTTACAAAGGGTTGATACGTGTCAATTCCGAGCTTTTTATGCCCGCACACATATTTTATCATGACGATTTTTGAGAAATAGTTCATGGAACCACTCCTCCCGCTGCAAGGTCTGCCTCGAAATTTCTGCATTGATTTGCACTCTGTTCCCAGGTTTCCCTAACTTCCTGGCCGAATGGATTGTATGTTGGCACATCCTGTACTGTTGTATGAAATTCGCTTCCTCTCCTTTCGATTCTTTTATTTTTGTTTGTATGTATCTTACACATTGTTCATTCCTCATGGACAGGAATGAGCCGCTCCCTTGGGTGCTATTATTATAACTTTTTAGATTTACTGGGTAATCTATATTGTCACTCCCACCTATCATTTAGATGGGGTTCAAATGAAAAAATATATTGTTCATTCAACAACCGAAATAAACTGAAACCATGGAAAGATTCTTAAGGTTCTTGCGAACCAATCGGCGTATTCCTGAATATCCTGAGACATGAAGTCGCTATCTGGACCGCTGAAATAAGCGTAAAAAAGTAATTTCACTAAGGAGAGAGCTGCGGCTAAGTTCAAACGTAATACTCAGCAAAACTAAATTTATTGAGTACCTGTAACACCGCATGGGCAACTTTTGCTCATTCCCTAAAGACTCTTCTATGTATATATTGTATTTATAGTTTGTGGGTAAATTGCCCACCAACAATTAAAACAATACATATAAGTATATACTTGTGGGTAAAATAGGGTATTATGACAAAGGCGACCGTTAAGTTTGCGGATATATCAAGAAGACGGATTATTCTGCCAAAAGAAATAATTGAAGTTGAAGATTTGCATGAAGGGGATTTCATAGAGATCGATGTTAGAAAGATAGAGAGGCCAAAGATGGCAACGTGATAACAGAAAATATTAATGGAAGATTTTCAAATTGATTTTCCTGCATCTTCTAATGATTTACCGCAGTAAATCATATCATAAATATTTTCGGCAATGTCACTTACCTTTGCCCGCACCTGTTTCATCGTATCCCTGTCCCTGATCGTTACCGTCCCGTCCTCAAGCGTCTCATAATCTACAGTTATAGAATACGGTGTCCCGATCTCATCATTTCTGCGATACCGCCTTCCTATAGTTCCGGAATCATCAAAAGCCACGAGTATTCCAGCTTTCCTGAGTTTACCTGCAATCTCATTCCCGGGCTTTCTCAATTCATCGCGAGAAAGAAGGGGAAAAACTGCTGCCTGCACAGGCGCTACTTCAGGGGGCAGGCGCAATACGATTCGTTTACCCTCATTTTCTTCCTCTTCGTCATCAACTTTTTCTTTTGTCTCTTCTTCAAAATATGAATGTTCAAGCAGAGAATAAGTGATCCTGTCGATACCAAATGATGGTTCTATGACATGCGGTATTATATTCTCTCCATGGATTTCCTCTGTTACTGTCTCGAATTTCACGGATTTTTTATCGATCTTGATTTTTTCGCCATCAACTGTCACTTCTATGACCTCACCCACCAGTTCTTCCGGCTTCAGCGCTTTCAGGGCATTTGCGACCTTTCCTGCTTTTCCCTTAAAACTAGGACCAAGAACTCCCATATCTGGTTTTACAACGAATTTCTCAACTTTTTTGGGAGTATCGTATGAAACATATACGCTTAATTCCTTCTCGCTCTGTTTTGCATGGGCTTTCAGGTCAAAATCAGTCCTGTCAGCAATACCCACAACTTCCACCCACCCGAACCTGTCACTCAGGATCTCGGCATCCCAGCAATCAGCAGCGTAGTGAGCCATCTCGTCTTTCATGTGCTGCCTGAACCGCAATTTTTCAGGGGAGACACCAACGCGAACCAGGAACTGATAGGTCATGGCAAGACAATATGCGAGGAATTCATGGGCGATGATCCCGTTCTTTACAGCTTCGCCAAGTGACATTTTTGTGGTTTCACCCCTTGCCTGGCCATCCTGAGAATACAGGTTCATGACAATATCAGCGACCTCTTTGAACCTGGGGTGTGTCTTGTCCCTCGGATCGATGAATATCTCTGCTTCGGCCTGCGTAAATTCACGGAGGCGTATAACGCCCTGGCGCGGTGATATCTCATTTCTGTAAGCTTTGCCAATCTGGGTTGCGCCAAAGGGCAGGTGGTCGCGGTAGAATTTGACAAGGCGCGGGAAATCCACGAACATTCCCTGTGCTGTCTCGGGGCGAAGGTAACCCATTCGCTTTCCGCCTGGCCCGATTGCCGTTTTGAACATGAGATTGAACTCATACACGTTACCGAGCTTTCCGCCGCATTCGGGGCATTTGACATTATTTTTACCAATAACATCCGTGAGTTCTTCTGAACTCAGGGTATCCGGATTTTCGATTATATCCCTGACGAGATGATCTGCCCTGAAGTCTTCATGGCACTTCTGGCATTCAGTAAGGGGATCAGAGAATCCGCCCACATGCCCGGACGCGATAAAGATATCTTCGATACCGATCGTGGGCGCTTCGATCTCGTAATAACCCTCGTTTATCACAAATATGTCTCGCCAGATATTCTCAACGCGGCGCTTTAGCATCGCGCCAAGTGGTCCGTAATCGAAAAAACCTGCCGTACCGCCGTACAGCTCAAATGAGTTCCATAAGAATCCGCGGCGCTTTGCCAATTCAAGCACCTGTTCGTATTTGTCAGCCATGAGGGCTTAATACATGTTCCAGATTTATTATACTTTCTCGGATTGTTTTAGCTATAAAGCCAAGAAACTACTGAATTTTGGATAAGTTCTATACATTATATTATCGTCCTATTTTTGGAAAAAACCACAGAGTGCACAGAGGACACAGAGACGAAACGCTATGCTCTCTGTGTCCTCTGTGGTTTATACTATTTCATGGGCGTTCTATAATTTGGATGAATATCAACAATAGAAGGCACAGGGGACATAGAGTTTTTAATTGATCCTGCGTGTAATTCCATCCTTAAGAAGTGTCACATTGAAATTTATTAACAGGCCAAGGCGTTTCCCGCTTAACTTAAGGTAAGAGAGTAATTGCGCCTCATGAAGGGGTGTTATCGTAGTCACTGCTTTGAGTTCTACGATTACGGTATCTTCTACGAGAAGATCCAGCCTGTATCCTAAATCGATATTCATCCCATCATATACGACAGGAAGTCCAACCTGAGATAGGACTTTTAAACCTCGCTTATTCAATTCATATTTCAAGCAAGCTTCATAAGTACTTTCCAGCAATCCAGGTCCCAGGGTTGTGTGTACCTGTATTGCCGCCCCAATAATCTTTTCAGATATTTCATTCAATTCCATATTCTCTGTGCTCTCCGTGTTCTCTGTGGTTTTAAACTATTTCATACATTTCTATCGTTTGGTTTAAAAAATAAAGAGAGCACAGTGGAGGAAGAGGACTATTATAAATCGCTACTCTTCAGTGGGTCGATGAATATTATAATCTCCGCATAATATCTGAGATTGGTATTTAAACCACAGAGAACACAGGCGCGCCGAGCAAAGCTCATAGTCGCCAGTTGGTGAAAATCCAGCATGAGGAAAGGGTAAGCCGCCACCTCAGAACTGAACCCCACACCCTGTCTGGCAACAGACTGATGTGAAGCTGGGGGGAAGGGATACCAGGCCGCAATTTAAAAAAAAAAGAAAGGAAGTGAAGGTTATAAGCTCCGAAATTCTGTTGAATTTGGAAACCGACGTTTTCTGTGTAACGGAAGGCAGCAATCACAACACCGAAATTAAGCATCTCCAGTCTTGGGATATAGCAGAGAGTTATGCGACACGGCAAGGTGCTGTGAGTCCAACGGGGTCTAAGACCGCAGCATGGTATCAAACGGAGACTAAGGGAACTCGGGAGACCCAGTATGCTTTCCCACAAGGAATATGCGATATCAAGCCTATAAACGGTAAGATACTGCAAAAGGCATACTGGAAGTCGGATCAGTTCGTAGTACTGTTGAAGCAGGGTAATGCCTGTGGAGGAAAGGGACTGACAGAAGAACGATTGATATCAGGGTCATATCTACCACACTCAGAGGTGGAACGTAGATGACAACAAAACTGGTGTCTAAGACTCACATATAGAGGATGTGCTTCTGAAGAGCCGGATGAGGGAAATCTTCAAGTCCGGTTCTGTGAGGGGGCTCATAGTAACCTTGGGGCTATTACCCCATAAGAAGGTGGGCTACGGGCTCTACTCGACAGTGCACAGAGTTCCGTCTCTGTGTCCTCTGTGCACTCTGTGGTTGATTTTCTTTGCCATCAGTCCAATGAACTGGTTTCAATCTTGTCAAGAGTTTTATCAACATCACTCTCTTCATTAAGCCTTGAAAGCACATCCATTACTTTTCCTATCGGCACGTCAACATTTTCTGTTATCCTGGAGATTGAATAGCCCTTCTTATGATATTCGATAATAAATTCCTCTTTTACTCCCCGGGTCTGAGTATCTGAAAAGACAATTAGCTTCATCTATTCATCCTTTGGAACAGCTATGCGTATGGTGTATAAAATTGCAATGAGTGCAGGGAGTGCAGCAGGTGAAATTATTGCAGCAGATAAAAATGGGGCGCCATATTCAAGGATTTTTTCTGTGCCTACTATCACCACAGCTTCTTTGGGAATTTCCCTTATAATTTCCTTTGTCTCTTTTTTAAGTTTGTCTATCAATTGACGCCATCTGCTTTTTATTTCTGATGGCACAGTTGGCATTTTTTCTTCGATTTCCGTTTCTTTTTTAATTAATTCATCTTTTATTTGTTCAAACCATCTGTCATCTCTTTCTTCTAGCTTTTTGGTGATCTCCCTGGTGAATTCTCTCACGAATTTTTGTGCTTCAGAATCGCATTTTTTTGATTCATCCAATAGATTAAGGAGAATTCCTTTGGTTTTGTTTGCATAGTCTATCAGAAGATTTCTTAGAGCTTCATCGCCTTGGGCTATGCCACCGATATCTTTATCGACTTTTTCAAATCTTGTTATTATCTCAGATTTAATCTCATCTAAGCTTTCCTTTATTTCTTTCACTCCAGCTTTAATCTCTTCTAATTCGGCTTTTATTTCTCTAGTTTGCGATTTTGTCAGCTCATTAATCGCCGCTTCCCCTATAAGCTTGCTTAAATTATTCGACAAATGATTTTTTATCAAATCGATCCAAACGTCTTGACTATCTTTATTTTTAATTGCCTTAGAAAACATATTGCACAGATCTATTTCTGGCTCATTTCCCTGACTTTTGAAAGCCATGCATGCATTAGTTATACATTCTATCGCTTTTCCTTCATTTCTATTTGTTTCTTTTTCAGGAAAGTAATTTAAGTAGGCATTTAAAATATCTATACATGCTCCAACTCTTGTTTTAATATGATGAATATAAGTCCTCGCATAAATTTCATCAAGTTTGCTTTTTGCTGTGTTTATTTCAATAAATCTTAAAGCCACATTCTCAACAGCCACTTCTAAATTACATTCAAAAATAGCATAATCATAGAAATCTAAGAAAATTCCTTCTTTATAGACTTTCTCCCATTTAGTTACAAGTTTGCAGAAAGAATTTTTCTCTTTGGAAAATTTAGCACTGCAAAATTCACACATAAACTTGTAATACTCGTATTCAGTTAACTGATATGCATCACGGTATTTCACTCCAGCATCGAAATAATTCTTCTCAAGTTCATATAAGTCGGCTTCGACTGCACAAAATTCACCTAAAATAACATTTTTTCCTAAAAAATCCCATGCATCTATATCTTTTTTAGCATCTTTCAAATATGTCCCGGCTTTTAAAAGAGAACTTTTGTCACCACTCTTCAAGAAAATATGCCTATACAATTTATAGCAATTTAAGACGGCAAGAGGATATTTCCATCCATCTTTACGGTCTAAAAAAATATTAATACTTGTTTCGTATAATTTTTTAGCTGCATTAAAGTTCATTTCAGGATTAATTCCTATTTCTGCAAGATATGAATGAGAATTTCCCTGATTTATAGTAGTGCGTCCATAATCTATGCTGTTTTCTGGAAATATCTTTCTTACTTCTTCCTGCAATTTTATAGAATAATTAAGATTTTTTTCTATGTCAATTCCTAATCCTGCAAGATAAAAAAAAGAATTTGCCAGATTTTCGATAGCACGTCCATAATAATTGCTGTTTTCTGGAAATGTCTTCCTAGCTTCTTGAAATAATTCTATAGATTCTTTAAAATTTTTTTCTGGATCAATTCCTATTTCTGCAATCCTTTGGTATGCAATCCCTAGATTTGTAATCGAAGCTGCATATTTTGAACTTTTTTTTGGAAATATCTGGATAGCTTCTTCCTGTAATTTTATAGATTCTTTAAGATTTTTTTCTGGATCAATTCCTATTTCTGCAAGACATCCGTAAGAATTTGCTTGATTCATGGTGGAGGTTGCATAATCCATTGTTTTTTCCGAAAATATCTCTCTTGCTTCTTTCTGTAATTTTATAGATTTTTTAAGATTTTTTATTGGCTGGACTCCTTTTTCAGCAAGAATTTCATGTGCATATCCCTGATTCATTGTGGCGGTTGCATAATCAATTGTGTTTTTTTGAAATATTTCTCTTGCTTCTTGCTGTAACTTTATAGATTCCTCAAGATTCTTTTTTGTATCAATTCCATGTTCTCCAAGCCTTAGATGAGCATAACCTAAATTAATAATAGAATTTCCATACTCGAATGTATTTTTTTGAAATATATTTCTCGCTTCATGATATTTTTTTATAGATTCTTTAAAATTCCTTATTGGTTCAATTCCAAATTCACCGAGATCTTGATGACCAGTTCCTTGATTCATGACAGCTCGTCCATAATTGGAGCTAATTTTTGGAAATATCTTTTTAGACTCTTGTTGTAATTTTATACATTCCTCAAAATTCTTTTTTGCATCAATTCCAAGTTCTCCAAGCCTCAGATGAGCAACTCCCTGATTCATAACAGAGATCGCATAATCCAAGCTTTTTTTGGGAAACATTTTCTGTGATTCTTGTTGTAATCTTATAGATTCCTCAAGATTCTTTTTTGCATCAATTCCTAATTCAGCAAGGTTAATATGAATAATGCCAAGATTCATACTAACTTTTGCAAAAATTATATCGTGTTTTGGACGCAATGCCATGAATATTGAAGAATAAAATCTCCCAATAAGACTATTTTCTTTTGCCTGCTCTGTTATTGATTTTTCAATTGCCTGCTCTACTTCATCAAGTAAAAAATCAAAAAATTCCTCAACTCCATTGAGTTTTATTTTAGAGCACCACTTCGAGATATCCTCACATTGCTGTTCTGTAAGGTCAACTATATCTTCTTCTGAAAAATCATGAATACTGTCAATAAAACTTCTTTTATCTCCTTTAATAACTGCTTCTCTGAGTCTATTGAGCTTACCCATGGGCTAACCGCTGATATATGATTCCATCGGTTAATATAAGTAATGTATGCAAAGTTCTGTCAAGTCCATGTTTGCCAGTGCTTTCCCTTTTTCCCATACCTCAAATACAATTTCATAAGCGCATCCTCAACTTTTGTCAATTCCTCGCCCTCAAATTCCCCAAGATCAATGTTCATCATTTTTGCCATTTCAGCGGCTCTAATGGACACTGGCACATCTATTTTCCACACACCCCTTAACTCCCTCAAGAAAATCTGGGACGTAACCTCGCCAATCCCTTTAAACTCCATTAACTTGCCCTTTAGCTCTTCGGTGTTACCCGATTGTGCATGTAGCTCTTCCAGCGAGCCGTATTTTTCCTTGAGTTCCTTCATTATGTTCAGCAGTTTCGTCGCGGTTGAAAAATCATACCTCACATACCCGCCTTCATCCAGTATCCTCACAAGTTCATCCCAGCCCGCATCAAGGATTTTCTCAGGGCTAA
This genomic interval from Candidatus Methanoperedens sp. contains the following:
- a CDS encoding type II toxin-antitoxin system VapC family toxin, encoding MSVFADTGAFLAYRNKKDKYHETAFKLFRNALKGKYGQIYTSDYIYDEALTLALVRTNNIDIAMDIAQVIQSPRIKMIFVDAGLLERSTKTFKQYSNRSLSFTDAVSIEIMNEFDIEKYLGFDAHFNGIVGQVLQDNND
- a CDS encoding hydrogenase maturation nickel metallochaperone HypA — its product is MEDINQEAVFFRCNVCSFDFEADPNFIPIPCPQCGSEDTGRI
- the glyS gene encoding glycine--tRNA ligase, producing MADKYEQVLELAKRRGFLWNSFELYGGTAGFFDYGPLGAMLKRRVENIWRDIFVINEGYYEIEAPTIGIEDIFIASGHVGGFSDPLTECQKCHEDFRADHLVRDIIENPDTLSSEELTDVIGKNNVKCPECGGKLGNVYEFNLMFKTAIGPGGKRMGYLRPETAQGMFVDFPRLVKFYRDHLPFGATQIGKAYRNEISPRQGVIRLREFTQAEAEIFIDPRDKTHPRFKEVADIVMNLYSQDGQARGETTKMSLGEAVKNGIIAHEFLAYCLAMTYQFLVRVGVSPEKLRFRQHMKDEMAHYAADCWDAEILSDRFGWVEVVGIADRTDFDLKAHAKQSEKELSVYVSYDTPKKVEKFVVKPDMGVLGPSFKGKAGKVANALKALKPEELVGEVIEVTVDGEKIKIDKKSVKFETVTEEIHGENIIPHVIEPSFGIDRITYSLLEHSYFEEETKEKVDDEEEENEGKRIVLRLPPEVAPVQAAVFPLLSRDELRKPGNEIAGKLRKAGILVAFDDSGTIGRRYRRNDEIGTPYSITVDYETLEDGTVTIRDRDTMKQVRAKVSDIAENIYDMIYCGKSLEDAGKSI
- a CDS encoding GxxExxY protein — translated: MELNEISEKIIGAAIQVHTTLGPGLLESTYEACLKYELNKRGLKVLSQVGLPVVYDGMNIDLGYRLDLLVEDTVIVELKAVTTITPLHEAQLLSYLKLSGKRLGLLINFNVTLLKDGITRRIN